The following are encoded in a window of Ogataea parapolymorpha DL-1 chromosome VII, whole genome shotgun sequence genomic DNA:
- a CDS encoding COP9 signalosome complex subunit 5: protein MAHWVDVGVTLSQLAEADTDKLLPANESNIGLGVTPKDQVRKFYEQSSDNKTLESKAWLTDPHFFHTVHISSLALMKMSLHARSGGSIEIMGMMTGKIFDGNIVVLDSYPLPVQGTESRVNPLNEAYEFMLQFLEHQKKQSNRSENIVGWYHSHPGFGCWLSGIDVKTQELNQGFQDPYVAVVIDPEKSRKQGFVDIGAFRTYYPEHLAMLETQQPKSAKRDLGHHADKYYSLDVSIFKSEKDEQVFESLNSKFWYKDLVQAPEQDQLLEINKISQVSKQISRLKPVVKKSVGPPNSASSTGAPETMLHRYESEKVSKSEEQAKNIGLLLNSLAMTEYDRILKTEVSRLRR from the coding sequence atgGCACATTGGGTGGATGTTGGTGTCACGCTGTCGCAGCTGGCTGAAGCAGACACCGACAAGCTGCTTCCGGCCAATGAAAGCAACATTGGCCTTGGAGTGACTCCTAAAGACCAGGTGCGCAAGTTCTACGAGCAGAGCTCAGACAACAAGACATTGGAGTCTAAAGCCTGGCTGACCGACCCGCATTTTTTCCATACTGTGCACATCAGCAGTCTGGCGCTGATGAAAATGAGTCTCCATGCACGCTCAGGCGGGTCCATCGAGATCATGGGCATGATGACGGGCAAGATCTTCGACGGCAACATTGTTGTCCTGGACAGCTATCCTCTTCCCGTGCAGGGAACTGAGAGCCGTGTGAACCCGCTCAACGAGGCGTACGAGTTTATGTTGCAATTTCTAGAACATCAGAAGAAGCAGTCCAATCGGTCGGAGAATATTGTTGGCTGGTACCACTCTCACCCTGGTTTTGGCTGCTGGCTATCTGGAATTGATGTCAAGACACAGGAACTGAACCAGGGATTCCAGGATCCGTACGTCGCTGTCGTGATCGACCCGGAGAAGTCGCGAAAACAGGGGTTTGTGGATATCGGAGCGTTTCGCACGTACTACCCTGAGCATCTTGCGATGCTGGAGACGCAGCAACCGAAGTCAGCAAAACGCGACCTGGGCCACCACGCAGACAAATATTACTCTTTGGACGTGAGCATTTTCAAGTCCGAGAAAGACGAGCAGGTTTTCGAGAGCCTAAATTCAAAATTCTGGTACAAAGATCTGGTGCAGGCGCCGGAGCAGGACCAGTTGCTGgagataaataaaattagCCAAGTCTCGAAACAAATCAGTCGACTAAAGCCTGTTGTGAAAAAAAGCGTGGGGCCGCCAAACtcggcgagctcgacagGAGCCCCGGAAACCATGCTACATCGCTATGAATCGGAAAAAGTGTCCAAGTCCGAGGAGCAGGCTAAAAACATtggcctgctgctcaactcGCTCGCCATGACCGAATACGATCGCATCTTGAAGACGGAGGTCTCTCGTCTCCGCAGGTAG
- a CDS encoding Conserved hypothetical membrane protein: MTATVLTSTVSEEGSKQTTVVYITQSTSLSSASASADSSSRSGSKSSNKGAIIGGAVGGAVGASILIGGIFFLIFRRRRDSGDDTAVDDLAYEEALKSNRDPFASAEDDLYSSDNGSGSGRIMLGRRRLSDGSLADAADYYKKVLKVANPDDDKN, from the coding sequence ATGACCGCCACGGTGCTCACGTCGACGGTGAGCGAGGAGGGCTCGAAACAGACCACGGTGGTGTATATCACGCAatccacaagcttgtcgtcTGCATCCGCATCCGCAGACTCGAGCTCGCGCTCGGGCTCCAAATCGTCAAACAAGGGAGCCATCATCGGAGGAGCCGTGGGCGGCGCTGTCGGGGCGTCGATCCTGATCGGCGgaattttcttcttgattttcagaaGACGCCGCGACAGCGGCGACGACACGGCCGTGGACGATCTCGCGTACGAGGAGGCGCTCAAGTCAAACCGCGATCCGTTTGCCTCTGCCGAAGACGACCTCTACTCTTCCGACAACGGGTCTGGGTCTGGGCGAATAATGCTCGGCCGCAGACGCCTGAGCGACGGCTCGCTCGCCGACGCGGCCGACTACTACaaaaaagtgctcaaaGTTGCGAATCCCGACGACGATAAGAATTAg
- a CDS encoding D-lactate dehydrogenase [cytochrome] 2, mitochondrial, whose amino-acid sequence MLMLQRVSKARVAGPVGALLRWSSTVRLTAESYPQVKRLDFGQITPQTVDFFKSVVGESAVVTDQDDLLFYNEDQMRKYRGQSSLCVKPKTTQQVSEIVKYCHEHKLALVPQGGNTGLVGGSVPVFDEIVLSLSGMNKIRSFDHTSGILKADAGLILENADNFLAENGYIFPLDLGAKGSCHIGGNVAANAGGLRLLRYGSLHGSVLGLEVVLPDGTIYDSMNALRKDNTGYDLKQLFIGSEGTLGVITGVSILCPARPKAVNIAFLGLESYEAVQNTFKRARSELCEVLSAFEFMDRQSQWQAKRFLKTSHPLAQDDPDVDVPEYPFYVLIETSGSCKEHDDAKLETFLESIMEDGTVADGVVSQDESQLKTLWTWREGISEASNMDGGVYKYDVSLPLPVMYDLIEVLRARLDEHGLRSISDASKPVVDVVGYGHIGDGNVHVNVIVREYNKTVEKCLEPYVYQWISDHHGSISAEHGLGFQKKNYIGYSKSEVEIALMKDIKSKFDPQGIMNPYKYL is encoded by the coding sequence ATGCTGATGCTGCAGAGAGTCTCGAAAGCGCGCGTTGCTGGGCCTGTGGGCGCGCTACTGCGTTGGTCGTCCACCGTTCGCCTCACAGCAGAGTCGTATCCGCAGGTAAAGCGGCTGGACTTCGGCCAGATCACGCCGCAGACAGTCGACTTCTTCAAGTCTGTGGTTGGCGAGTCCGCCGTCGTGACCGACCAGGACGACCTTCTGTTCTACAACGAGGACCAGATGCGCAAGTACCGCGGACAGTCGTCGCTATGTGTCAAGCCCAAGACCACGCAGCAGGTGTCAGAGATCGTGAAGTACTGCCACGAGCACAAGCTGGCCCTGGTGCCCCAGGGCGGCAACACGGGGCTTGTGGGCGGGTCTGTGCCCGttttcgacgagatcgtGCTGTCGCTGAGCGGGATGAACAAGATCCGCTCGTTCGACCACACGTCGGGTATTCTGAAAGCGGACGCAGGCTTAATTTTGGAAAATGCCGACAACTTTCTCGCGGAGAATGGCTACATCTTCCCGCTCGACCTGGGCGCCAAGGGTTCGTGCCACATCGGCGGCAATGTTGCGGCCAACGCTGGCGGcctgcggctgctgcgATACGGCTCTTTGCACGGCTCTGTGCTGGGTCTGGAGGTGGTGCTACCAGACGGCACCATCTACGACAGTATGAACGCCCTGCGGAAGGACAACACGGGCTACGACCTGAAACAGCTATTTATCGGCTCGGAGGGCACGCTCGGCGTCATCACAGGCGTCTCGATCCTGTGTCCAGCACGGCCCAAAGCCGTCAACATTGCATTTCTCGGACTGGAGTCATACGAGGCTGTGCAGAACACTTTCAAAAGAGCCAGGTCGGAGCTGTGCGAGGTTTTGTCTGCGTTTGAGTTCATGGACAGACAGTCGCAGTGGCAGGCCAAGCGGTTCCTCAAGACGTCGCATCCGCTCGCCCAGGATGACCCAGACGTCGACGTGCCAGAGTATCCGTTCTATGTGTTGATTGAGACGTCTGGCTCGTGCAAAGAGCACGACgacgccaagctggagacgtttttggagtCGATCATGGAGGACGGCACGGTCGCAGACGGCGTGGTGTCACAGGACGAGTCGCAGCTCAAAACTCTTTGGACCTGGAGAGAAGGTATCAGTGAAGCTAGTAATATGGACGGCGGAGTGTACAAGTACGACGTTTCGCTGCCTCTGCCGGTGATGTACGACCTGATCGAGGTTTTGCGGGCGAGACTGGACGAGCACGGGCTGCGCTCGATCAGCGACGCGTCGAAGCCAGTCGTCGACGTTGTCGGCTACGGCCACATTGGCGACGGCAACGTCCATGTGAACGTTATTGTGAGAGAGTACAATAAAACGGTGGAAAAATGTCTGGAGCCGTACGTTTACCAGTGGATCAGCGACCACCACGGGTCGATTTCCGCGGAGCACGGTCTGggcttccagaagaaaaactACATCGGCTACTCCAAGTCGGAGGTGGAAATTGCGTTGATGAAAGATATCAAAAGCAAGTTTGATCCGCAGGGAATCATGAACCCATACAAGTACTTATag